The proteins below are encoded in one region of Aquisphaera giovannonii:
- a CDS encoding PEP-CTERM sorting domain-containing protein — MTLRKNPSRLVLAVALGLAGLASGQARAGLVLTTSSPPGTPLVVDAGMSSGPMSLSTYSDNSPADVMSAWNVQLIIVADPGTTGQLTFLTPGTGTPANPPDYVFGGDGLGIVVINTGETLSANDFFDPAVGPGAAVPASPGANLLQLTFSASADAAGLFGIYAVRGSATTQWTDADFTTRFFENVPDGTGVVRIGDVLVAGTAVPEPSSLAMACAGLVAVAGLAARRRRRRR, encoded by the coding sequence ATGACCCTCCGCAAGAATCCGTCGCGGCTCGTGCTCGCCGTCGCCCTCGGCCTGGCCGGCCTCGCCTCCGGACAGGCCCGCGCCGGCCTCGTCCTGACGACCTCGTCGCCGCCGGGGACGCCCCTCGTGGTCGACGCGGGGATGAGCTCCGGGCCGATGTCCCTCTCCACCTACAGCGATAACTCGCCCGCGGACGTCATGTCGGCGTGGAACGTCCAGCTCATCATCGTCGCCGACCCGGGGACGACCGGCCAGCTCACGTTCCTGACGCCCGGCACGGGGACCCCCGCCAACCCGCCGGATTACGTCTTCGGCGGCGACGGCCTGGGCATCGTCGTCATCAACACGGGCGAGACGCTGTCGGCGAACGACTTCTTCGACCCCGCCGTCGGGCCGGGCGCCGCCGTGCCGGCCTCGCCCGGGGCGAACCTCCTGCAGCTCACGTTCTCGGCCTCCGCCGACGCCGCGGGGCTCTTCGGCATCTACGCCGTCCGGGGCTCCGCGACGACCCAGTGGACCGACGCCGATTTCACCACCCGGTTCTTCGAGAACGTCCCGGACGGCACCGGGGTCGTCCGGATCGGCGACGTGCTCGTCGCCGGCACGGCCGTGCCGGAGCCGTCGTCGCTGGCGATGGCCTGCGCCGGCCTCGTCGCGGTCGCGGGCCTGGCCGCCCGGCGTCGCCGCCGCCGGCGCTGA
- a CDS encoding protein kinase domain-containing protein gives MGDATRCKACGAEVPGGDLAGLCPTCLLRQGLAGASESAAVDGDADITVAVGPADPSTLARLGDSLGPMPSVLLRDGDPESAPEPVVAPASPEMPRPGDRTGKLQLFGEIARGGMGAVLKARDPDLGRELAVKVLLERHRDKPELVRRFIEEAQIGGQLQHPGIVPVYDLGAFADARPYFAMKLVRGRTLAALLGARPSPADDLPRFLSIFEAVCQTVAYAHARGVIHRDLKPSNVMVGSFGEVQVMDWGLAKVLARGGVADERRSMPAPADSPVATGRSGSAADESHAGSVMGTPPYMPPEQARGETDRLDERADVFALGSILCEVLTGGPAHAGSSSAEVLRKAAAADTADAESRLAACGADPELAALVRSCLAPSVEARPRDARAVADAVTAHLAGVQGRLRDAELASARAQARAEAERTRRRLAIGLAASVLIAVGLGLSGWLWNASRRRATERRFESALAEASARLGTARGSGGDASAWAAARAAADDLAALAGTAGLNADLAASISRLRDEAASEAEAVAAAARAARRDRELMAALASAQSMRPEFGEAGTIDALRSTLADAGLVLDDGREPALAVRALAGRPEAVRVAAAAGLDDWSALARTSNPGDESAWRRPLALAEALDPEPTRQAVRHAWAGGDRDALLRLAAPESVDRLRPASVALLAGAIRDAGGLHDPAAAAVLRRGLLRHPRDVRLNEALGQYLAGQSPEGKAEAIAYYATARALEPASGHLLAHLLADRGRADEAEAIFRELAEEAGGNPVRRARHLSCLGGMLRRHGRPKEAETALEESATAARAALRLAPDNPNVHLILGNTLRSQARWEPAVAEYREALRLRPEFPEARANLADALREQGRTDRRPPPAGHAD, from the coding sequence ATGGGCGACGCGACGCGATGCAAGGCCTGCGGGGCCGAGGTGCCGGGCGGCGATCTCGCCGGCCTCTGCCCGACCTGCCTGCTGCGACAGGGGCTGGCCGGGGCGTCGGAGTCGGCGGCCGTCGACGGCGACGCGGACATCACGGTGGCCGTCGGCCCGGCCGACCCGAGCACGCTGGCGAGGCTGGGGGACTCGCTCGGCCCCATGCCGAGCGTCCTCCTGCGCGACGGCGACCCCGAGTCCGCGCCCGAGCCCGTCGTCGCACCGGCCTCGCCGGAGATGCCGCGCCCCGGCGACCGCACCGGCAAGCTCCAGCTCTTCGGCGAGATCGCCCGCGGCGGCATGGGCGCCGTCCTCAAGGCGAGGGATCCGGACCTCGGCCGCGAGCTCGCCGTCAAGGTCCTGCTGGAGAGGCACCGCGACAAGCCCGAGCTGGTCCGGCGGTTCATCGAGGAGGCGCAGATCGGCGGCCAGCTCCAGCACCCCGGCATCGTCCCGGTCTACGACCTGGGGGCCTTCGCCGACGCCCGCCCCTACTTCGCCATGAAGCTCGTCAGGGGCCGCACCCTCGCCGCCCTGCTGGGGGCCCGGCCCTCGCCGGCCGACGACCTGCCGCGGTTCCTGTCCATCTTCGAGGCCGTCTGCCAGACGGTGGCCTACGCCCACGCCCGCGGCGTGATCCACCGGGACCTGAAGCCGTCCAACGTGATGGTGGGGAGCTTCGGCGAGGTCCAGGTGATGGACTGGGGCCTCGCCAAGGTCCTCGCCAGGGGCGGCGTCGCCGACGAGCGGAGGTCGATGCCCGCGCCGGCCGACTCGCCGGTGGCGACGGGCCGCAGCGGCTCGGCCGCCGACGAGTCCCACGCCGGGAGCGTGATGGGGACTCCGCCGTACATGCCCCCGGAGCAGGCCCGCGGCGAGACGGACCGCCTCGACGAGCGGGCCGACGTCTTCGCCCTCGGCTCGATCCTCTGCGAGGTCCTCACCGGCGGGCCGGCCCACGCGGGCTCCTCGTCGGCCGAGGTGCTCCGCAAGGCGGCGGCCGCGGACACGGCCGACGCGGAATCCCGCCTGGCCGCGTGCGGCGCCGACCCGGAACTGGCCGCCCTGGTGCGGTCCTGCCTGGCGCCCTCCGTCGAGGCCCGCCCTCGCGACGCCCGCGCCGTCGCGGATGCCGTGACGGCACACCTCGCCGGCGTCCAGGGCCGCCTCCGCGACGCCGAGCTGGCGAGCGCCCGGGCCCAGGCGCGGGCCGAGGCGGAGCGCACGCGGCGCCGCCTGGCCATCGGCCTGGCCGCCTCCGTGCTCATCGCCGTCGGCCTGGGCCTGTCCGGCTGGCTCTGGAATGCGTCCCGCCGCCGCGCCACGGAACGCCGCTTCGAGTCCGCCCTGGCCGAAGCATCCGCCCGGCTGGGGACGGCGAGGGGCTCCGGCGGCGACGCGTCCGCCTGGGCCGCGGCGCGGGCCGCCGCCGATGACCTGGCGGCCCTGGCGGGCACCGCGGGCCTCAACGCCGACCTGGCCGCCAGCATATCCCGGCTCCGCGACGAGGCGGCCAGCGAGGCCGAGGCCGTCGCCGCCGCGGCCCGTGCCGCACGCAGGGACCGCGAGCTGATGGCCGCCCTGGCCTCGGCCCAGTCGATGCGCCCGGAGTTCGGCGAGGCGGGGACCATCGACGCCCTGCGGTCCACCCTGGCCGACGCCGGCCTGGTGCTCGACGACGGCCGCGAGCCCGCCCTCGCCGTGCGCGCCCTGGCCGGACGTCCGGAGGCGGTCCGCGTCGCCGCCGCGGCGGGGCTGGACGACTGGTCCGCGCTCGCCCGGACGTCAAACCCGGGCGACGAATCGGCCTGGCGACGCCCGCTGGCGCTCGCCGAGGCCCTGGACCCGGAGCCCACGCGCCAGGCCGTCCGCCACGCCTGGGCGGGCGGCGATCGGGACGCGCTGCTCCGGCTGGCGGCCCCGGAGTCCGTCGACCGGCTCCGGCCGGCCTCCGTCGCGCTGCTGGCCGGCGCGATCCGCGATGCCGGGGGCCTCCACGACCCCGCCGCCGCGGCCGTCCTCCGCCGCGGCCTGCTCCGGCACCCCCGCGACGTCCGCCTCAACGAGGCCCTGGGGCAATACCTGGCCGGGCAGTCGCCGGAGGGGAAGGCGGAGGCGATCGCCTACTACGCCACCGCCCGCGCGCTGGAGCCGGCGAGCGGCCACCTGCTGGCCCACCTGCTGGCGGACCGGGGAAGGGCCGACGAGGCCGAGGCGATCTTCCGCGAGCTCGCGGAGGAGGCCGGGGGGAACCCCGTGAGGCGTGCCCGGCACCTGTCCTGCCTCGGCGGGATGCTGAGGAGGCATGGCCGCCCGAAGGAAGCCGAGACGGCCCTGGAGGAGTCGGCGACCGCGGCCCGCGCGGCGCTCCGGCTCGCGCCCGACAACCCCAACGTCCACCTCATCCTGGGCAATACCCTCCGGTCCCAGGCCCGGTGGGAGCCGGCCGTGGCCGAGTACCGGGAGGCCCTGCGCCTGCGGCCCGAATTCCCCGAGGCCCGGGCCAACCTCGCGGACGCCCTGCGCGAGCAGGGCAGGACCGATCGGCGGCCCCCGCCGGCCGGGCACGCCGATTAG
- a CDS encoding RNA polymerase sigma factor, whose amino-acid sequence MTGDSRAARFPTTCWTRVAIAGDPDDPGARLALEGLCRDYWPPLYAFGRRKGLGPDEAEDLVQGVFASLLERGDLAALDRSKGRLRSYLMAAASHFLANRREAEGALKRGGGRRIVPIDRLEAEGRRPLEPSHRLTPERLFDREWALALLGRVLARLEGESAAAGKSALFERLRPALQGDDHAPPYRAVAIDLNTTEGAVRVAAHRLRARYRELLREEVARTTDEAPAAVDDEIGSLLAALAPD is encoded by the coding sequence ATGACCGGCGACAGCCGAGCGGCCCGCTTCCCGACGACCTGCTGGACCCGGGTCGCGATCGCGGGGGACCCGGACGACCCGGGCGCGAGGCTCGCGCTGGAGGGCCTCTGCCGCGACTACTGGCCCCCGCTCTACGCCTTCGGACGCCGCAAGGGGCTGGGGCCGGACGAGGCGGAGGACCTGGTCCAGGGGGTCTTCGCCTCGCTCCTGGAGCGGGGCGACCTCGCGGCGCTCGACCGATCGAAGGGCCGCCTGCGCTCGTACCTGATGGCAGCCGCCTCACATTTCCTCGCCAACCGCCGCGAGGCCGAAGGCGCCCTGAAGCGGGGGGGCGGCCGCCGCATCGTGCCGATCGACCGCCTCGAGGCCGAGGGCCGCCGGCCCCTCGAGCCCTCGCACCGCCTCACCCCGGAGCGGCTCTTCGACCGCGAGTGGGCCCTCGCCCTGCTCGGTCGCGTGCTGGCCCGCCTGGAGGGCGAGAGCGCCGCCGCCGGCAAGTCCGCGCTCTTCGAGCGGCTCCGCCCCGCCCTCCAGGGGGACGACCACGCGCCGCCCTATCGCGCCGTCGCCATCGACCTGAACACCACCGAGGGCGCCGTCCGCGTCGCCGCCCACCGCCTGCGGGCACGCTACCGCGAGCTCCTCCGCGAGGAGGTCGCCCGCACGACCGACGAGGCCCCGGCGGCCGTGGACGACGAGATCGGCTCGCTCCTGGCGGCGCTGGCCCCCGACTGA
- a CDS encoding protein kinase domain-containing protein, giving the protein MGDATTCRACGGGLAAPAGLGGLCPACLLRQGLGGSTAGGPELGVTVGPTDPDALARLGESLGGLPSVLLRDTDPESGPEPVVAPASPEMPPTDDRPGRFQLFGEIARGGMGAVLKARDPGLGRELAIKVLLERHRDNPDLVRRFVEEAQIGGQLQHPGVVPIYDLGAFADARPYFAMKLVKGRTLADLLEERPSPADDLPRFLSAFEQVCQTMAYAHARGVIHRDLKPSNVMVGSFGEVQVMDWGLAKVLARGGVADERAPTPEPAETVVATARSGSGADDSRPGSVLGTPAYMPPEQARGDTRRVDERADVFALGSILCELLTGDPAYAGGPPAEVLRRAADAELADAEARLAACGADPELVALARACLAPAPEARPRDARAVANAVTAHLAGVQERLRAAELERAQAQARAEEERKRRRLAVGLAASVLLTVGLGLGGWAWDQSRRRATDRRFESSLADASALLGRARGSGGDASAWAAARTAAGDLAALAAPAGLGPELSSRIARLRDDAEREAAAVAAEAEAARRDGALIDALASARSMQAELGDAETIDALRAALAASGVDVAGAGDPAAAVRPLENRPEDVRMAAAAGLDEWAFLARVGTAKLGDEAWKRPLALAEALDPEPTRLAVRRAWAAADQAELRRLAAPESVDRLRPASVLLLAGALRDAKGARDHRAAAAVVRRGLLNHPRDARLNEALAEFLAEGPPESRAEAMQYYRIAWALQPACGYALAALLKESGRAEEAERILRELAGIRGTPIIRGTNLHKLGQLLGEQGRSAEAAAALAEAEAEFRAAVRLRPDDAGGHIGLAMVLHEAGRSAETESELRTAIRLRPDDRPARFNLGLALIRQGRLADAEAELRAAVRLRPNDLLAHDTLGSTLQARGKLAEAEAEFRAAIGINPDDPLAHFNLGLVLQGLGRMAEAQAEALAAVRLQPDDPDSLCSLGLIRAAIGKYDEALADLRRGHEIGSKRPGWTNASGEWVRRTERQALLAKRLPAVLRGDDRPADADEGVNLALMAHDRRRYATAARLFSDALRADPKLADDRHAVHAYNAACSAALAAAGRGEDAPKLDDARATLRAQALGWLQSELAAWSGVLRSGTPTARLEVLRTLQHWQQDTDLAALREPEALAGLPGPERAKWKALWVQVDRLLEKAAKAP; this is encoded by the coding sequence ATGGGCGACGCGACGACGTGCCGGGCCTGCGGCGGCGGCCTGGCGGCCCCGGCGGGCCTCGGCGGCCTCTGCCCGGCCTGCCTGCTGCGCCAGGGCCTCGGCGGGTCGACCGCCGGCGGGCCCGAGCTCGGCGTCACCGTCGGCCCCACCGATCCCGACGCCCTGGCGAGGCTCGGCGAGTCCCTCGGCGGCCTGCCCAGCGTCCTGCTCCGCGACACCGACCCGGAGTCGGGCCCCGAGCCGGTCGTCGCGCCGGCCTCCCCGGAGATGCCGCCGACCGACGACCGCCCCGGCCGGTTCCAGCTCTTCGGCGAGATCGCCCGCGGCGGCATGGGCGCCGTGCTCAAGGCCCGCGACCCCGGCCTCGGCCGGGAGCTGGCCATCAAGGTCCTCCTCGAGAGGCACCGCGACAACCCCGACCTGGTGCGGCGATTCGTCGAAGAAGCGCAGATCGGCGGCCAGCTCCAGCATCCGGGCGTCGTGCCCATCTACGACCTGGGCGCCTTCGCCGACGCGCGGCCCTACTTCGCCATGAAGCTCGTCAAGGGCCGCACACTCGCGGACCTGCTCGAGGAGCGACCCTCGCCGGCCGACGACCTGCCGCGGTTCCTCTCCGCCTTCGAGCAGGTCTGCCAGACGATGGCCTACGCCCACGCCCGCGGCGTCATCCACCGCGATTTGAAGCCGTCCAACGTCATGGTCGGCTCCTTCGGCGAGGTCCAGGTCATGGACTGGGGCCTCGCCAAGGTCCTCGCCAGGGGCGGCGTCGCCGACGAGCGGGCCCCGACTCCCGAGCCGGCGGAGACCGTCGTGGCCACGGCGCGGAGCGGCTCGGGCGCCGACGACTCGCGGCCCGGCTCGGTCCTGGGCACTCCGGCCTACATGCCCCCGGAGCAGGCGAGGGGAGACACCCGCCGCGTGGACGAGCGTGCCGACGTCTTCGCGCTGGGCTCGATCCTCTGCGAGCTGCTCACCGGCGACCCGGCGTATGCCGGCGGCCCGCCCGCCGAGGTGCTCCGCAGGGCGGCCGACGCCGAGCTGGCCGACGCGGAGGCCCGCCTGGCCGCCTGCGGCGCCGACCCGGAGCTCGTCGCCCTGGCGCGCGCCTGCCTGGCACCGGCACCCGAGGCCCGCCCGCGCGACGCCCGCGCCGTCGCGAACGCCGTGACCGCGCACCTCGCCGGCGTGCAGGAGCGGCTCCGCGCCGCCGAGCTGGAGCGGGCGCAGGCCCAGGCGCGGGCCGAGGAGGAGCGCAAGCGCCGCCGCCTGGCCGTCGGGCTGGCCGCCTCGGTGCTCCTGACCGTCGGCCTGGGCCTGGGGGGCTGGGCGTGGGACCAGTCCCGCCGACGCGCCACCGATCGCCGCTTCGAGTCGTCGCTGGCCGACGCCTCGGCGCTCCTCGGCAGGGCGCGGGGCTCCGGCGGGGACGCCTCGGCCTGGGCCGCGGCGCGGACGGCGGCCGGCGACCTGGCGGCGCTGGCGGCGCCCGCGGGCCTCGGCCCCGAGCTCTCGTCCCGGATCGCCCGCCTCCGCGACGACGCCGAGCGGGAGGCCGCCGCCGTCGCCGCCGAGGCGGAGGCGGCGCGCAGGGACGGCGCGCTGATCGACGCCCTGGCCTCCGCCCGCTCGATGCAGGCGGAGCTCGGGGACGCGGAGACGATCGACGCGCTGAGGGCGGCCCTGGCCGCCTCCGGCGTGGATGTCGCCGGCGCGGGCGACCCGGCCGCGGCGGTCCGCCCGCTGGAGAATCGGCCCGAAGACGTGCGCATGGCGGCCGCGGCGGGGCTCGACGAGTGGGCCTTCCTGGCCCGGGTGGGCACCGCGAAACTCGGCGACGAGGCGTGGAAGCGGCCGCTGGCCCTGGCCGAGGCCCTGGACCCCGAGCCGACGCGGCTGGCCGTCCGCCGCGCCTGGGCGGCCGCCGATCAGGCCGAGCTCCGTCGGCTGGCGGCGCCGGAGTCCGTCGATCGCCTGCGGCCCGCCTCCGTGTTGCTGCTGGCCGGCGCGCTCCGCGATGCGAAGGGCGCCCGCGACCACCGCGCCGCCGCGGCCGTGGTCCGCCGCGGCCTGCTCAACCACCCTCGCGACGCCCGCCTCAACGAGGCCCTGGCCGAGTTCCTGGCCGAGGGGCCGCCCGAGAGCCGCGCCGAGGCGATGCAGTATTACCGGATCGCCTGGGCGCTCCAGCCGGCCTGCGGCTACGCCCTCGCCGCGCTCCTGAAGGAAAGCGGCCGCGCCGAGGAGGCCGAGCGGATCCTCCGCGAGCTCGCCGGGATCCGCGGCACGCCGATCATCCGCGGCACGAACCTCCACAAGCTGGGCCAGCTCCTCGGCGAGCAGGGCCGGTCGGCCGAGGCCGCCGCGGCCCTGGCCGAGGCCGAGGCCGAATTCCGCGCCGCCGTCCGCCTCCGGCCCGACGACGCCGGGGGCCACATCGGCCTGGCCATGGTCCTGCACGAGGCGGGCAGGTCGGCCGAGACCGAATCCGAGCTCCGGACGGCCATCCGCCTCCGGCCCGACGACCGCCCGGCCCGCTTCAACCTCGGCCTGGCCCTGATCCGCCAGGGGAGGCTGGCGGACGCCGAGGCCGAATTGCGCGCCGCCGTCCGGCTCCGGCCCAACGACCTCCTCGCCCACGACACCCTCGGCTCGACCCTCCAGGCCCGGGGCAAGCTGGCCGAGGCGGAGGCCGAATTCCGCGCCGCGATCGGGATCAACCCGGACGACCCGCTGGCCCATTTCAACCTCGGCCTGGTGCTGCAGGGCCTGGGCCGGATGGCGGAGGCCCAGGCGGAGGCCCTCGCCGCGGTCCGCCTCCAGCCCGACGACCCCGACTCGCTCTGCAGCCTCGGGCTCATCCGGGCCGCGATCGGGAAATACGACGAGGCCCTGGCGGACCTCCGCCGCGGCCACGAGATCGGCTCGAAGCGGCCCGGATGGACGAACGCCTCGGGCGAGTGGGTCCGCCGGACCGAGCGCCAGGCGTTGCTCGCGAAACGCCTGCCGGCGGTGCTAAGGGGGGACGATCGGCCCGCGGACGCCGACGAGGGGGTCAACCTCGCCCTGATGGCCCACGACCGCCGCCGGTACGCCACGGCCGCCCGCCTCTTCAGCGACGCCCTCCGGGCCGACCCGAAGCTCGCCGACGACCGCCACGCCGTGCACGCCTACAACGCCGCCTGCTCCGCCGCCCTGGCCGCCGCCGGGCGTGGCGAGGACGCACCGAAGCTCGACGACGCCCGCGCGACGCTCCGGGCCCAGGCCCTCGGCTGGCTCCAGTCCGAGCTCGCCGCGTGGTCCGGGGTGCTCCGGTCCGGCACGCCCACGGCCCGGCTGGAGGTCCTTCGCACGCTCCAGCACTGGCAGCAGGACACCGACCTTGCCGCCCTCCGCGAGCCCGAAGCCCTGGCCGGCCTCCCCGGGCCCGAGCGGGCGAAGTGGAAGGCCCTCTGGGTCCAAGTCGACAGGCTGCTCGAGAAGGCGGCCAAGGCACCCTGA
- the gyrA gene encoding DNA gyrase subunit A: MSTAEAPPPAPLAPTPLNIEEELKESYLTYAMSVIISRALPDIRDGLKPSQRRILVAMRDLGLTPGASTSKCAGIVGETMKRYHPHGDNSIYPTLARMAQWWNMRHLLITGQGNFGSIHGLPPAAMRYTEAKLSPVAAEMLEDINLDTVDFQPNYDEKYQEPRVLPAKFPNLLVNGSGGIAVGMATSIPPHNLGEVCDALVAYIDNPAIDLDEIMEHIPGPDFPGGGTICGQMGIKEAYLHGRGRVVLRARSVTEEQRDGRSQIVFTDIPYQLTKEPLLKKLAELVNNGRITGVSDIVDESDRKQPVRIVVKLKKGEDPNVVLNQLYEFSPLQDTFSVIMLALVDGRPKTLPLKEFLRLFVEHRVVVIRRRTQYQLRQARQRAHIVEGLLIALHHIDEIIRIIRTSRDDNEARARLMGMEVSAQILRRALDDESAKASTSLTRMQADAILSMQLRRLTGLEADKLAAEYAALKADIDRYEAILADEQLILGLIREDLLELKSKYADARRSAISDEEVGDFDKEALIREEYMVVTVTHDGFIKRQLPSTYRAQGRGGRGIAATNTRDGDFLEHMFVALTHDYILFFTDKGKVYWIKVYDLPMATRTSGGRAMVNLLQLSEGEKVTGLVPVREFREDESLLMVTRRGTVKKTELTAFRRPLGRGIIALGLDEGDTLIGVQRVKAGDQVILSTRDGMAIRFDESDVRSMGRPAHGVRGISLEDGDEVVGMVVANGQDDPASLLTVCSHGYGKRTMLAEYRSQNRGGKGLIDIKTSDRNGPVVAVAKVTDADEVMLTTAKGVLIRTRVADTRPIGRNTQGVRLIRLDDGDTLSNLAKLPEEELTADGPLVPDIEVAGDGDGPAPDGLAAADEAPPAHLLDDGVAEAEASDHIDDGDAGDEES; the protein is encoded by the coding sequence GTGAGTACCGCCGAAGCCCCGCCGCCCGCCCCGCTCGCGCCGACGCCGCTGAACATCGAGGAGGAGCTGAAGGAAAGCTACCTCACGTATGCGATGTCGGTCATCATCAGCCGCGCCCTGCCGGACATCCGCGACGGGCTGAAGCCGTCGCAGCGGCGGATCCTGGTGGCGATGCGGGACCTCGGGCTGACGCCCGGGGCGTCGACGAGCAAGTGCGCGGGCATCGTCGGCGAGACGATGAAGCGGTACCACCCGCACGGCGACAACTCGATCTATCCCACCCTGGCCCGCATGGCCCAGTGGTGGAACATGCGGCACCTGCTGATCACCGGGCAGGGGAACTTCGGCAGCATCCACGGGCTGCCGCCGGCGGCCATGCGGTACACCGAGGCGAAGCTCAGCCCGGTCGCCGCGGAGATGCTCGAGGACATCAACCTCGACACCGTGGACTTCCAGCCGAACTACGACGAGAAGTACCAGGAGCCGCGGGTCCTGCCGGCCAAGTTCCCGAACCTCCTGGTCAACGGCTCCGGGGGCATCGCCGTCGGCATGGCCACGTCGATCCCGCCCCACAACCTGGGCGAGGTCTGCGACGCGCTCGTCGCCTACATCGACAACCCGGCGATCGACCTCGACGAGATCATGGAGCACATCCCCGGCCCGGACTTCCCCGGCGGGGGGACGATCTGCGGCCAGATGGGCATCAAGGAGGCGTACCTCCACGGCCGCGGCCGGGTGGTGCTGCGGGCCCGGTCGGTCACCGAGGAGCAGAGGGACGGCCGCTCGCAGATCGTCTTCACGGACATCCCCTACCAGCTCACCAAGGAGCCGCTCCTCAAGAAGCTGGCCGAGCTCGTCAACAACGGCCGGATCACGGGCGTCTCCGACATCGTGGACGAGAGCGACCGCAAGCAGCCCGTGCGGATCGTGGTGAAGCTCAAGAAGGGCGAGGACCCCAACGTGGTCCTCAACCAGCTCTACGAGTTCTCGCCGCTGCAGGACACCTTCAGCGTGATCATGCTGGCCCTGGTGGACGGCCGGCCCAAGACGCTCCCGCTGAAGGAGTTCCTCCGGCTCTTCGTCGAGCACCGCGTCGTCGTCATCCGCCGGCGGACCCAGTACCAGCTCCGCCAGGCCAGGCAGCGGGCCCACATCGTCGAGGGCCTGCTGATCGCGCTGCACCACATCGACGAGATCATCCGGATCATCCGGACCTCGCGTGACGACAACGAGGCGCGGGCGCGCCTGATGGGCATGGAGGTCTCCGCCCAGATCCTCCGGCGGGCGCTCGACGACGAGTCCGCCAAGGCGTCCACCAGCCTGACGCGGATGCAGGCCGACGCGATCCTGTCGATGCAGCTCCGCCGGCTGACCGGCCTGGAGGCCGACAAGCTGGCCGCGGAGTACGCCGCCCTGAAGGCGGACATCGACCGCTACGAGGCGATCCTCGCCGACGAGCAGCTCATCCTGGGCCTGATCCGCGAGGACCTCCTGGAGCTGAAGTCGAAGTACGCCGACGCCCGCCGCAGCGCCATCTCCGACGAGGAGGTGGGCGACTTCGACAAGGAGGCGCTGATCCGCGAGGAGTACATGGTGGTGACCGTCACCCACGACGGCTTCATCAAGCGCCAGCTCCCCTCGACGTATCGCGCGCAGGGCCGCGGCGGCCGCGGCATCGCGGCGACGAACACCCGCGACGGCGACTTCCTGGAGCACATGTTCGTCGCGCTGACGCACGACTACATCCTCTTCTTCACGGACAAGGGGAAGGTCTACTGGATCAAGGTGTACGACCTGCCGATGGCCACGCGGACCTCCGGCGGCCGGGCGATGGTCAACCTGCTCCAGCTCTCCGAGGGGGAGAAGGTCACCGGCCTGGTCCCCGTGCGGGAGTTCCGCGAGGACGAGTCGCTGCTGATGGTGACCCGCCGCGGGACGGTGAAGAAGACCGAGCTGACCGCCTTCCGACGGCCGCTGGGCCGGGGGATCATCGCCCTGGGCCTGGACGAGGGGGACACGCTCATCGGCGTCCAGCGCGTGAAGGCCGGCGACCAGGTCATCCTCAGCACCCGCGACGGCATGGCGATCCGCTTCGACGAGTCCGACGTCCGCTCCATGGGCCGCCCCGCGCACGGCGTGCGCGGGATCAGCCTGGAGGACGGCGACGAGGTGGTGGGCATGGTCGTGGCCAACGGCCAGGACGACCCGGCCAGCCTGCTGACGGTCTGCAGCCACGGCTACGGCAAGCGGACGATGCTGGCGGAGTACCGCTCCCAGAACCGCGGCGGCAAGGGGCTCATCGACATCAAGACGAGCGACCGCAACGGCCCGGTGGTGGCCGTGGCCAAGGTCACCGACGCCGACGAGGTGATGCTCACCACGGCGAAGGGCGTCCTCATCCGCACCCGCGTCGCCGACACCCGGCCGATCGGCCGGAACACCCAGGGCGTCCGCCTCATCCGCCTGGACGACGGGGACACCCTCAGCAACCTCGCCAAGCTCCCCGAGGAGGAGCTCACCGCCGACGGCCCGCTCGTGCCCGACATCGAGGTGGCGGGCGACGGCGACGGCCCGGCCCCCGACGGCCTGGCCGCGGCCGACGAGGCCCCCCCGGCCCACCTGCTGGACGACGGCGTCGCCGAGGCCGAGGCCAGCGACCACATCGACGACGGCGACGCGGGCGACGAGGAGTCCTGA